From a single Populus nigra chromosome 18, ddPopNigr1.1, whole genome shotgun sequence genomic region:
- the LOC133678671 gene encoding 4-coumarate--CoA ligase-like 9 isoform X2, with product MATKSVPAQETTMTTHAINITKSGYCLESKTFQSLIPPATPPPPHQPLSITQFILSLLHSSAIPTTQKNYLIMPSTGQSLTYSEAINQIYSLSSSLKSLYNLNKNDVSFILCPPSLHVPIIYLSLLYLGVTISPANPLSSNSELTHQIQLSKPKIAFATSQTAHKLPSFPLGTILIDSPEFISLLTQISKRDTATNHVEVSQSDMAAILYSSGTTGRVKGVSLTHRNVIASIAAFQMSSVELDPHAVSLLTLPLFHVFGFFLLINEFRWGRTLVLTERFDFEQVLKVVERYRVSDMPVAPTIILTLLKSDLTNKYNLSSLRRFSCGGAPLSKEVAEKFKRKFPQAEIMQGYGLTEAGAVSRIIEPEECNLQHASVGRLFGNMEAKIVDPLTGEAFGPGKRGELWLRGLSIMKGYVGDEKATAETLDSEGWLKTGDLCLFDSEGFLYIVDRLKELIKYKAYQVPPFELEQLLLSNPEIADAAVIPYPDEEAGQIPMAYVVRKPGSSITEAQIMDSIAKQVAPYKKIRRVAFTDGIPRSPAGKILRRELINHALSGALCKS from the exons ATGGCCACAAAGTCGGTGCCGGCACAAGAAACCACCATGACCACCCATGCAATCAATATTACAAAAAGTGGTTACTGCTTGGAAAGTAAAACCTTTCAAAGTCTGATACCACCTGCTACTCCACCACCACCGCATCAACCTCTCTCCATAACCCAATTCATCCTTTCTCTCCTCCACTCCTCTGCCATCCCAACCACCCAAAAAAACTACCTTATCATGCCCTCCACAGGTCAATCTCTCACTTACTCTGAAGCCATCAACCAGATTTACTCTCTTTCTTCATCTCTCAAGAGTCTCTACAATTTAAACAAGAACGATGTCTCTTTTATCCTCTGCCCGCCCTCTCTCCACGTCCCCATTAtttatctctctcttctttatcTTGGTGTCACTATCTCTCCTGCCAACCCCCTAAGTTCGAACTCCGAGCTGACTCACCAAATCCAACTCAGCAAACCCAAGATCGCATTTGCTACATCCCAAACTGCCCACAAGCTTCCTTCTTTTCCCCTTGGCACAATCCTCATTGACTCCCCTGAGTTCATCTCCTTGTTGACTCAAATCTCCAAACGAGACACTGCTACCAACCACGTTGAAGTGAGTCAATCCGACATGGCAGCGATCCTATATTCATCGGGAACAACTGGGAGAGTCAAAGGCGTGTCATTGACTCACAGGAACGTAATAGCGTCAATCGCGGCTTTTCAAATGAGCTCTGTAGAACTTGACCCACATGCGGTTTCGTTGCTTACGCTGCCTTTGTTTCATGTTTTTGGCTTCTTTTTGTTGATAAATGAATTTCGGTGGGGGAGGACGTTGGTTTTGACGGAGAGGTTTGATTTTGAGCAAGTGTTGAAGGTTGTAGAGAGATATAGAGTGAGTGACATGCCTGTGGCGCCAACCATTATTCTGACATTACTGAAATCGGATTTGACTAACAAGTATAATTTGAGTTCATTGCGGAGGTTTAGTTGCGGTGGCGCGCCATTGAGTAAAGAGGTTgcagaaaaattcaaaaggaaaTTTCCACAGGCTGAAATAATGCAG GGGTATGGATTAACGGAGGCTGGAGCTGTATCTAGGATAATAGAACCTGAAGAATGTAACCTGCAGCATGCTTCTGTTGGTCGGTTGTTTGGAAATATGGAAGCCAAAATTGTTGATCCTCTAACTGGAGAGGCCTTTGGTCCTGGCAAGAGAGGGGAGCTTTGGTTGCGAGGGCTATCCATTATGAAAG GTTATGTAGGAGATGAGAAGGCAACTGCCGAAACCTTGGATTCAGAAGGGTGGTTAAAGACCGGGGATCTTTGTTTATTTGACTCCGAGGGCTTCCTCTACATTGTTGATAGGCTAAAGGAATTGATAAAGTACAAGGCATATCAG GTGCCCCCTTTTGAGTTGGAACAATTGCTGCTGTCTAATCCTGAGATTGCCGATGCTGCTGTAATTCC GTATCCTGATGAAGAGGCAGGGCAAATCCCCATGGCCTATGTGGTGAGGAAACCAGGAAGCAGCATTACCGAGGCTCAAATCATGGATTCCATTGCAAAACAG GTTGCACCATACAAGAAGATAAGACGAGTGGCTTTTACCGATGGGATCCCCAGATCTCCCGCCGGAAAGATCTTGAGGCGGGAGCTCATCAATCATGCTCTCTCCGGTGCTCTCtgtaaatcataa
- the LOC133678581 gene encoding uncharacterized protein LOC133678581 isoform X1, giving the protein MAVPCSQTDDLVSTTQVPLIYEDQEDEAHLSKSLNHLETILRVFGFCQHSFISLILSWLSFLLLGIALPVVMIHYFSNCTTDCKKYQIRTFEIQVLVFQCLVAAISLVCISHNLRKYGFRKFLFVDRYHGHMAQFRDEYVKKINGFFRLLAVWVIPFLLLKIVREAVRIIYVPHHSWGQSVAILIALIFSWTYSITIYLSGCALFNLVCNFQVIHFENYGKLLERDMDVSQYIEEHIRLTHYLSKISHRFRIFFILELLVVTASQVVALFQTTWNSEIINFINGGDFVISSIVELVGLIICLHAAAKITHRAQGTGSVAAKWHSIVTCASDDTSQVEISSNCGSSEAANTGHLLCINYSESDLEAVDYVPVPTTTQLASYMSTYHKRQAFVTYLQSNPGGFSVFGWTIDRTLINTIFFLEMSLVLFVLGKTITIYHS; this is encoded by the exons ATGGCAGTTCCTTGCTCGCAAACAGATGACTTGGTATCAACAACACAAGTCCCTCTCATATATGAAGACCAAGAAGATGAAGCCCATCTCTCCAAATCTCTAAACCATTTAGAAACCATCTTAAGGGTCTTTGGCTTTTGTCAACACTCCTTTATAAGTCTCATTCTCTCATGGCTCTCTTTTTTGCTTCTTGGTATTGCTCTTCCTGTTGTGATGATCCACTATTTCTCTAACTGCACTACTGACTGTAAGAAGTACCAAATTCGTACCTTTGAGATTCAGGTTTTGGTGTTTCAGTGTCTAGTTGCTGCCATTTCTCTTGTTTGTATTTCACATAACTTGAGGAAGTATGGGTTCAGGAAGTTTCTTTTTGTGGACCGCTATCATGGACATATGGCGCAGTTTCGTGATGAATATGTGAagaagattaat GGTTTCTTCCGCTTGTTGGCAGTATGGGTGATACCATTCCTCCTCCTGAAGATTGTTCGCGAGGCTGTTCGCATTATATACGTGCCACACCATTCTTGGGGGCAATCTGTTGCGATACTGATAGCTTTGATTTTCTCATGGACCTATTCAATCACTATCTATTTATCAGGCTGTGCTTTATTCAATTTAGTATGCAATTTTCAAGTGATTCACTTTGAAAATTACGGGAAGCTCTTAGAAAGGGATATGGATGTTTCACAGTACATTGAGGAACACATTCGTCTAACACATTATCTATCTAAGATAAGCCATAGGTTCcgaatttttttcattcttgagCTCTTGGTTGTGACAGCGAGTCAGGTCGTGGCTTTATTTCAAACTACATGGAATAGTGAaattatcaatttcatcaatgGTGGTGATTTTGTG ATCTCTTCTATAGTTGAGCTTGTTGGTTTAATAATTTGCCTGCATGCTGCTGCAAAAATCACACATAGAGCACAAGGCACTGGATCAGTTGCTGCTAAATGGCATTCTATAGTTACATGTGCCTCTGATGACACTTCTCAAGTGGAAATAAGCAGCAATTGTGGAAGCTCGGAGGCTGCCAATACAGGCCATTTATTGTGCATAAATTATTCAGAAAGTGATTTGGAGGCAGTTGACTATGTGCCAGTGCCAACTACTACCCAGTTGGCTTCATATATGTCAACATATCACAAGAGACAAGCTTTTG TGACGTATTTGCAATCCAATCCTGGTGGGTTTAGTGTTTTTGGATGGACAATTGACCGGACACTCATCAACACTATCTTCTTTTTGGAGATGTCGCTGGTTCTTTTTGTACTTGGGAAGACCATAACCATCTATCATTCGTAA
- the LOC133678603 gene encoding 4-coumarate--CoA ligase-like 9, with protein sequence MAMESINPRTGFCQQTKTFHSLRPPTPFPPPHQPLSITHFILSLLQSSTVPTTTTTYLTIPSTGESITYSQAIDQIHSLSSSLKNHYSLNNKDVAFVLCPPSLHVPVLYLSLMYLGVIISPANPLSSDSELAHQIQLCKPKIAFATSQTAHKLPSLPLGTILIDSPEFTSLLTQPKPQAKQPRVEVSQSDIAAILYSSGTTGRVKGVALTHRNLIALISGFHHNMKEPEPNQPEQPPVSLFILPLFHVFGFFMSINAFSRGETLVLMERFDFLQMLKHVEKYRVTYMPVSPPLIVAFVKSDLTEKYDLSSLRSLGCGGAPLGKEVADKFKEKFPHVEIVQGYGLTETGGGATRTLGPEETSQHASVGRLSENMEAKIVDPETGEALVPGQRGELWLRGPTVMKGYVGDEKATAETLHPEGWLKTGDLCYFDSDGFLYIVDRLKELIKYKAFQVPPAELEKLLQSNPEIADAAVIPYPDEEAGEIPMAYVVRKPGSNITEAQIMDSIAKQVAPYKKIRRVAFISAIPKSPAGKILRRELVNHALSGASSKL encoded by the exons ATGGCAATGGAGTCAATCAACCCAAGAACTGGTTTCTGCCAACAAACCAAAACCTTTCACAGTCTCAGGCCACCTACTCCATTTCCACCACCCCATCAGCCTCTCTCCATCACCCATTtcatcctctctctcctccAATCCTCCACCGTCCCCACCACTACCACCACCTACCTCACCATCCCCTCCACAGGCGAGTCTATAACTTACTCTCAAGCCATCGACCAAATTCACTCTCTTTCTTCATCTCTCAAGAACCACTACTCTTTAAACAACAAGGACGTTGCTTTTGTCCTCTGCCCACCTTCCCTCCACGTCCCCGTTCTTTATTTATCTCTTATGTACCTCGGTGTCATCATCTCTCCCGCCAATCCGCTGAGTTCAGACTCCGAATTGGCTCACCAAATCCAACTCTGTAAACCCAAGATCGCCTTTGCCACCTCCCAAACTGCTCACAAgcttccctccctccctcttggCACCATCCTCATTGACTCCCCCGAGTTCACCTCCTTGTTGACTCAGCCCAAACCACAAGCCAAACAACCCCGGGTTGAAGTGAGTCAGTCTGACATTGCGGCTATTCTTTACTCCTCAGGCACAACAGGGCGAGTCAAAGGAGTGGCATTGACTCACCGGAACTTAATCGCTTTAATCTCCGGTTTTCATCACAACATGAAAGAACCCGAACCGAATCAACCTGAGCAACCTCCAGTTTCTCTGTTTATATTGCCTTTGTTTCATGTTTTTGGGTTCTTTATGTCAATAAATGCGTTCTCGAGAGGGGAGACTTTGGTCTTGATGGAGAGATTTGATTTCTTACAAATGTTGAAGCATGTAGAAAAATATAGAGTTACTTACATGCCGGTGTCGCCACCGCTTATTGTGGCGTTTGTGAAATCGGATCTGACTGAGAAGTATGATTTGAGTTCGCTAAGATCACTTGGCTGCGGTGGCGCACCGCTAGGGAAGGAGGTTGCTGATAAGTTTAAAGAGAAATTTCCACACGTTGAAATAGTACAG GGATATGGGTTGACTGAGACTGGAGGAGGGGCAACAAGGACTCTAGGACCTGAAGAGACTAGCCAGCATGCTTCTGTCGGTCGCCTGTCTGAAAATATGGAAGCTAAAATTGTTGATCCTGAAACTGGAGAGGCCTTGGTTCCTGGCCAGAGAGGGGAGCTTTGGTTACGAGGGCCAACTGTCATGAAAG GTTATGTAGGAGATGAGAAGGCAACTGCGGAAACCTTACATCCAGAAGGTTGGTTAAAGACTGGGGATCTTTGTTATTTTGACTCGGACGGGTTCCTTTACATTGTTGATAGGCTAAAGGAGTTGATTAAATACAAGGCATTTCAG GTGCCCCCTGCTGAGTTGGAAAAGTTACTTCAGTCTAATCCTGAAATTGCTGATGCTGCTGTGATTCC GTACCCTGATGAAGAGGCAGGGGAAATACCTATGGCCTATGTGGTGAGGAAACCTGGAAGCAATATTACTGAGGCTCAAATCATGGATTCCATTGCAAAACAG GTTGCACCATACAAGAAGATAAGACGAGTGGCCTTCATCAGTGCCATTCCAAAATCTCCCGCAGGAAAGATCCTAAGGCGGGAGCTGGTCAATCATGCTCTCTCTGGTGCTTCGTCCAAATTATGA
- the LOC133678671 gene encoding 4-coumarate--CoA ligase-like 9 isoform X1: MATKSVPAQETTMTTHAINITKSGYCLESKTFQSLIPPATPPPPHQPLSITQFILSLLHSSAIPTTQKNYLIMPSTGQSLTYSEAINQIYSLSSSLKSLYNLNKNDVSFILCPPSLHVPIIYLSLLYLGVTISPANPLSSNSELTHQIQLSKPKIAFATSQTAHKLPSFPLGTILIDSPEFISLLTQISKRDTATNHVEVSQSDMAAILYSSGTTGRVKGVSLTHRNVIASIAAFQMSSVELDPHAVSLLTLPLFHVFGFFLLINEFRWGRTLVLTERFDFEQVLKVVERYRVSDMPVAPTIILTLLKSDLTNKYNLSSLRRFSCGGAPLSKEVAEKFKRKFPQAEIMQGYGLTEAGAVSRIIEPEECNLQHASVGRLFGNMEAKIVDPLTGEAFGPGKRGELWLRGLSIMKGYVGDEKATAETLDSEGWLKTGDLCLFDSEGFLYIVDRLKELIKYKAYQVIELSDALSSIGFTSINVPPFELEQLLLSNPEIADAAVIPYPDEEAGQIPMAYVVRKPGSSITEAQIMDSIAKQVAPYKKIRRVAFTDGIPRSPAGKILRRELINHALSGALCKS; this comes from the exons ATGGCCACAAAGTCGGTGCCGGCACAAGAAACCACCATGACCACCCATGCAATCAATATTACAAAAAGTGGTTACTGCTTGGAAAGTAAAACCTTTCAAAGTCTGATACCACCTGCTACTCCACCACCACCGCATCAACCTCTCTCCATAACCCAATTCATCCTTTCTCTCCTCCACTCCTCTGCCATCCCAACCACCCAAAAAAACTACCTTATCATGCCCTCCACAGGTCAATCTCTCACTTACTCTGAAGCCATCAACCAGATTTACTCTCTTTCTTCATCTCTCAAGAGTCTCTACAATTTAAACAAGAACGATGTCTCTTTTATCCTCTGCCCGCCCTCTCTCCACGTCCCCATTAtttatctctctcttctttatcTTGGTGTCACTATCTCTCCTGCCAACCCCCTAAGTTCGAACTCCGAGCTGACTCACCAAATCCAACTCAGCAAACCCAAGATCGCATTTGCTACATCCCAAACTGCCCACAAGCTTCCTTCTTTTCCCCTTGGCACAATCCTCATTGACTCCCCTGAGTTCATCTCCTTGTTGACTCAAATCTCCAAACGAGACACTGCTACCAACCACGTTGAAGTGAGTCAATCCGACATGGCAGCGATCCTATATTCATCGGGAACAACTGGGAGAGTCAAAGGCGTGTCATTGACTCACAGGAACGTAATAGCGTCAATCGCGGCTTTTCAAATGAGCTCTGTAGAACTTGACCCACATGCGGTTTCGTTGCTTACGCTGCCTTTGTTTCATGTTTTTGGCTTCTTTTTGTTGATAAATGAATTTCGGTGGGGGAGGACGTTGGTTTTGACGGAGAGGTTTGATTTTGAGCAAGTGTTGAAGGTTGTAGAGAGATATAGAGTGAGTGACATGCCTGTGGCGCCAACCATTATTCTGACATTACTGAAATCGGATTTGACTAACAAGTATAATTTGAGTTCATTGCGGAGGTTTAGTTGCGGTGGCGCGCCATTGAGTAAAGAGGTTgcagaaaaattcaaaaggaaaTTTCCACAGGCTGAAATAATGCAG GGGTATGGATTAACGGAGGCTGGAGCTGTATCTAGGATAATAGAACCTGAAGAATGTAACCTGCAGCATGCTTCTGTTGGTCGGTTGTTTGGAAATATGGAAGCCAAAATTGTTGATCCTCTAACTGGAGAGGCCTTTGGTCCTGGCAAGAGAGGGGAGCTTTGGTTGCGAGGGCTATCCATTATGAAAG GTTATGTAGGAGATGAGAAGGCAACTGCCGAAACCTTGGATTCAGAAGGGTGGTTAAAGACCGGGGATCTTTGTTTATTTGACTCCGAGGGCTTCCTCTACATTGTTGATAGGCTAAAGGAATTGATAAAGTACAAGGCATATCAGGTGATCGAATTATCCGATGCCCTTTCCAGTATAGGATTTACTTCAATAAAT GTGCCCCCTTTTGAGTTGGAACAATTGCTGCTGTCTAATCCTGAGATTGCCGATGCTGCTGTAATTCC GTATCCTGATGAAGAGGCAGGGCAAATCCCCATGGCCTATGTGGTGAGGAAACCAGGAAGCAGCATTACCGAGGCTCAAATCATGGATTCCATTGCAAAACAG GTTGCACCATACAAGAAGATAAGACGAGTGGCTTTTACCGATGGGATCCCCAGATCTCCCGCCGGAAAGATCTTGAGGCGGGAGCTCATCAATCATGCTCTCTCCGGTGCTCTCtgtaaatcataa
- the LOC133678581 gene encoding uncharacterized protein LOC133678581 isoform X2, protein MAQFRDEYVKKINGFFRLLAVWVIPFLLLKIVREAVRIIYVPHHSWGQSVAILIALIFSWTYSITIYLSGCALFNLVCNFQVIHFENYGKLLERDMDVSQYIEEHIRLTHYLSKISHRFRIFFILELLVVTASQVVALFQTTWNSEIINFINGGDFVISSIVELVGLIICLHAAAKITHRAQGTGSVAAKWHSIVTCASDDTSQVEISSNCGSSEAANTGHLLCINYSESDLEAVDYVPVPTTTQLASYMSTYHKRQAFVTYLQSNPGGFSVFGWTIDRTLINTIFFLEMSLVLFVLGKTITIYHS, encoded by the exons ATGGCGCAGTTTCGTGATGAATATGTGAagaagattaat GGTTTCTTCCGCTTGTTGGCAGTATGGGTGATACCATTCCTCCTCCTGAAGATTGTTCGCGAGGCTGTTCGCATTATATACGTGCCACACCATTCTTGGGGGCAATCTGTTGCGATACTGATAGCTTTGATTTTCTCATGGACCTATTCAATCACTATCTATTTATCAGGCTGTGCTTTATTCAATTTAGTATGCAATTTTCAAGTGATTCACTTTGAAAATTACGGGAAGCTCTTAGAAAGGGATATGGATGTTTCACAGTACATTGAGGAACACATTCGTCTAACACATTATCTATCTAAGATAAGCCATAGGTTCcgaatttttttcattcttgagCTCTTGGTTGTGACAGCGAGTCAGGTCGTGGCTTTATTTCAAACTACATGGAATAGTGAaattatcaatttcatcaatgGTGGTGATTTTGTG ATCTCTTCTATAGTTGAGCTTGTTGGTTTAATAATTTGCCTGCATGCTGCTGCAAAAATCACACATAGAGCACAAGGCACTGGATCAGTTGCTGCTAAATGGCATTCTATAGTTACATGTGCCTCTGATGACACTTCTCAAGTGGAAATAAGCAGCAATTGTGGAAGCTCGGAGGCTGCCAATACAGGCCATTTATTGTGCATAAATTATTCAGAAAGTGATTTGGAGGCAGTTGACTATGTGCCAGTGCCAACTACTACCCAGTTGGCTTCATATATGTCAACATATCACAAGAGACAAGCTTTTG TGACGTATTTGCAATCCAATCCTGGTGGGTTTAGTGTTTTTGGATGGACAATTGACCGGACACTCATCAACACTATCTTCTTTTTGGAGATGTCGCTGGTTCTTTTTGTACTTGGGAAGACCATAACCATCTATCATTCGTAA